A genomic stretch from Parus major isolate Abel chromosome 28, Parus_major1.1, whole genome shotgun sequence includes:
- the ARRDC2 gene encoding arrestin domain-containing protein 2 isoform X3, with amino-acid sequence MEKGTELVSWSVPVSGLHWEDNGEATVLQAGRHEFPFTFQLPETLATSFEGKHGSVRYWVKAKLHRPWSTVKKAKKEFTVIEPIDINTPALLAPQAGAKEKLARAWYCNRGQVSVTAKIDRKGYTPGEVIPIFAEIDNCTSRAVVPKAAIIQTQTFIARGTKKQKKSVVTSITGDPIPAGKREVWHGRALKIPPVGPSILQCRIIQVEYSLKVCVDIPGTSKLLLELPLVIGTIPLHPFGSRTSSVSSQYSVNLDWLSTIPEQLEAPPEYSAVVSSPEAEQGLAPPCRSELGDILEGPFFAYIQEFRFRPPPLYSEVDPNPASESIRPRCMTC; translated from the exons atggaaaagggaaCTGAGTTGGTTTCCTGGAGTGTTCCTGTCTCTGGACTGCACTGGGAAG ACAATGGTGAGGCCACtgtcctgcaggcaggaaggcacGAGTTCCCCTTCACCTTCCAGCTCCCTGA GACCCTGGCCACCTCCTTTGAGGGGAAGCATGGCAGTGTGCGCTACTGGGTGAAGGCCAAGCTGCACAGACCCTGGTCAACAGTGAAGAAGGCAAAGAAGGAGTTCACTGTGATTGAACCCATCGACATAAACacccctgcactgctg gcTCCCCAGGCAGGTGCTAAGGAGAAACTTGCACGTGCCTGGTACTGCAACCGTGGCCAAGTATCTGTGACTGCCAAGATTGATCGAAAAGGCTACACCCCAG GCGAGGTCATCCCCATCTTTGCTGAGATCGACAACTGCACGAGCCGTGCCGTGGTGCCCAAGGCAGCCATAATCCAGACCCAGACCTTCATTGCCCGGGGCACCAAGAAGCAGAAGAAGTCGGTGGTGACCAGCATCACCGGGGACCCCATCCCTGCCGGGAAGCGGGAGGTGTGGCACGGCCGGGCGCTGAAGATCCCGCCCGTGGGGCCGTCCATCCTGCAGTGCCGCATCATCCAGGTGGAATACTCCCTGAAG GTTTGCGTGGATATTCCTGGGACGTCCAAGCTGCTCCTTGAATTGCCTCTTGTCATCGGGACCATCCCGCTGCATCCCTTCGGGAGCCGCACCTCCAGTGTCAGCAGCCAGTACAGCGTCAACCTGGACTGGCTCAGCACCATCCCGGAGCAGCTGGAGG cccctcctgagTACTCAGCAGTCGTGTCCAGCccagaggctgagcagggccTGGCTCCTCCGTGCCGCAGCGAACTCGGGGACATCCTAGAGGGTCCCTTCTTCGCCTACATCCAGGAATTCCGCTTCCGACCACCTCCGCTGTATTCAGAG GTGGATCCAAACCCCGCATCGGAGAGCATCCGCCCGCGCTGCATGACCTGCTGA
- the ARRDC2 gene encoding arrestin domain-containing protein 2 isoform X2, with amino-acid sequence MQLPGRVRRLVVRLEHGLAHGSGELLHGWVQLELCGALRVRALEVCARGLATVHWLESRSIGLNVVYRDYTAYQTFLYRRRQLIPDNGEATVLQAGRHEFPFTFQLPETLATSFEGKHGSVRYWVKAKLHRPWSTVKKAKKEFTVIEPIDINTPALLAPQAGAKEKLARAWYCNRGQVSVTAKIDRKGYTPGEVIPIFAEIDNCTSRAVVPKAAIIQTQTFIARGTKKQKKSVVTSITGDPIPAGKREVWHGRALKIPPVGPSILQCRIIQVEYSLKVCVDIPGTSKLLLELPLVIGTIPLHPFGSRTSSVSSQYSVNLDWLSTIPEQLEAPPEYSAVVSSPEAEQGLAPPCRSELGDILEGPFFAYIQEFRFRPPPLYSEVDPNPASESIRPRCMTC; translated from the exons ATGCAGCTGCCGGGGCGGGTGCGGAGGCTGGTGGTGAGGCTGGAGCACGGCCTGGCCCACGGCAGCGGGGAGCTGCTGCACGGGTgggtgcagctggagctgtgcgGGGCGCTGCGGGTGCGGGCGCTGGAGGTGTGTGCCCGGGGCCTGGCCACCGTGCACTGGCTGGAGAGCCGCAGCATCGGCCTCAACGTCGTCTACCGGGACTACACGGCCTACCAGACCTTCCTGTACCGCCGCCGCCAGCTCATCCCCG ACAATGGTGAGGCCACtgtcctgcaggcaggaaggcacGAGTTCCCCTTCACCTTCCAGCTCCCTGA GACCCTGGCCACCTCCTTTGAGGGGAAGCATGGCAGTGTGCGCTACTGGGTGAAGGCCAAGCTGCACAGACCCTGGTCAACAGTGAAGAAGGCAAAGAAGGAGTTCACTGTGATTGAACCCATCGACATAAACacccctgcactgctg gcTCCCCAGGCAGGTGCTAAGGAGAAACTTGCACGTGCCTGGTACTGCAACCGTGGCCAAGTATCTGTGACTGCCAAGATTGATCGAAAAGGCTACACCCCAG GCGAGGTCATCCCCATCTTTGCTGAGATCGACAACTGCACGAGCCGTGCCGTGGTGCCCAAGGCAGCCATAATCCAGACCCAGACCTTCATTGCCCGGGGCACCAAGAAGCAGAAGAAGTCGGTGGTGACCAGCATCACCGGGGACCCCATCCCTGCCGGGAAGCGGGAGGTGTGGCACGGCCGGGCGCTGAAGATCCCGCCCGTGGGGCCGTCCATCCTGCAGTGCCGCATCATCCAGGTGGAATACTCCCTGAAG GTTTGCGTGGATATTCCTGGGACGTCCAAGCTGCTCCTTGAATTGCCTCTTGTCATCGGGACCATCCCGCTGCATCCCTTCGGGAGCCGCACCTCCAGTGTCAGCAGCCAGTACAGCGTCAACCTGGACTGGCTCAGCACCATCCCGGAGCAGCTGGAGG cccctcctgagTACTCAGCAGTCGTGTCCAGCccagaggctgagcagggccTGGCTCCTCCGTGCCGCAGCGAACTCGGGGACATCCTAGAGGGTCCCTTCTTCGCCTACATCCAGGAATTCCGCTTCCGACCACCTCCGCTGTATTCAGAG GTGGATCCAAACCCCGCATCGGAGAGCATCCGCCCGCGCTGCATGACCTGCTGA
- the ARRDC2 gene encoding arrestin domain-containing protein 2 isoform X1: MIFDRLKRFSIVLEGAERDGPAAFSPGQAVSGRVVLELAAAARLGALRLRAMGAARVHWTESRSAGSSTAYTQSYSDQVEFLSHRDTLMAPPDNGEATVLQAGRHEFPFTFQLPETLATSFEGKHGSVRYWVKAKLHRPWSTVKKAKKEFTVIEPIDINTPALLAPQAGAKEKLARAWYCNRGQVSVTAKIDRKGYTPGEVIPIFAEIDNCTSRAVVPKAAIIQTQTFIARGTKKQKKSVVTSITGDPIPAGKREVWHGRALKIPPVGPSILQCRIIQVEYSLKVCVDIPGTSKLLLELPLVIGTIPLHPFGSRTSSVSSQYSVNLDWLSTIPEQLEAPPEYSAVVSSPEAEQGLAPPCRSELGDILEGPFFAYIQEFRFRPPPLYSEVDPNPASESIRPRCMTC, translated from the exons ATGATTTTCGATCGCCTCAAACGCTTCTCGATCGTGCTAGAGGGCGCGGAGCGGGACGGCCCGGCCGCCTTCAGCCCCGGGCAGGCGGTGTCGGGCCGcgtggtgctggagctggcGGCGGCCGCACGGCTCGGGGCGCTCCGGCTGCGGGCCATGGGCGCTGCCCGCGTCCACTGGACCGAGTCCCGCAGCGCCGGCTCCAGCACCGCCTACACGCAGAGCTACAGCGACCAGGTGGAGTTTCTGAGCCACCGCGACACGCTGATGGCACCCCCAG ACAATGGTGAGGCCACtgtcctgcaggcaggaaggcacGAGTTCCCCTTCACCTTCCAGCTCCCTGA GACCCTGGCCACCTCCTTTGAGGGGAAGCATGGCAGTGTGCGCTACTGGGTGAAGGCCAAGCTGCACAGACCCTGGTCAACAGTGAAGAAGGCAAAGAAGGAGTTCACTGTGATTGAACCCATCGACATAAACacccctgcactgctg gcTCCCCAGGCAGGTGCTAAGGAGAAACTTGCACGTGCCTGGTACTGCAACCGTGGCCAAGTATCTGTGACTGCCAAGATTGATCGAAAAGGCTACACCCCAG GCGAGGTCATCCCCATCTTTGCTGAGATCGACAACTGCACGAGCCGTGCCGTGGTGCCCAAGGCAGCCATAATCCAGACCCAGACCTTCATTGCCCGGGGCACCAAGAAGCAGAAGAAGTCGGTGGTGACCAGCATCACCGGGGACCCCATCCCTGCCGGGAAGCGGGAGGTGTGGCACGGCCGGGCGCTGAAGATCCCGCCCGTGGGGCCGTCCATCCTGCAGTGCCGCATCATCCAGGTGGAATACTCCCTGAAG GTTTGCGTGGATATTCCTGGGACGTCCAAGCTGCTCCTTGAATTGCCTCTTGTCATCGGGACCATCCCGCTGCATCCCTTCGGGAGCCGCACCTCCAGTGTCAGCAGCCAGTACAGCGTCAACCTGGACTGGCTCAGCACCATCCCGGAGCAGCTGGAGG cccctcctgagTACTCAGCAGTCGTGTCCAGCccagaggctgagcagggccTGGCTCCTCCGTGCCGCAGCGAACTCGGGGACATCCTAGAGGGTCCCTTCTTCGCCTACATCCAGGAATTCCGCTTCCGACCACCTCCGCTGTATTCAGAG GTGGATCCAAACCCCGCATCGGAGAGCATCCGCCCGCGCTGCATGACCTGCTGA
- the PEX11G gene encoding peroxisomal membrane protein 11C isoform X2, translating to MAAGALRELVAALETHRGRDRAVRALCYGCQLLGAALPGPAGLPGGLLAASAQLSSCRTALRLFDDLAMLRYSCSYGLGPEGEDALLRGLSVLCNVANQLYYPCEHLAWAADVGIVRAGSQKWWTRSTALWGCALLLGILRSLRILFQLRRKLSQQKCTSSPQSQQKLRAQVKAEVLSILMNTADLSNAIHWLPPGFLWAGRFPPWLVGLLGTISSLIGIYQASRGANSEAA from the exons ATGGCGGCGGGCGCCCTCCGGGAGCTCGTGGCCGCGCTGGAGACGCACCGGGGCCGCGACCGGGCG GTCCGGGCGCTGTGCTACggctgccagctgctgggggcagcgctgcccggccccgcggggctGCCCGGGGGGCTCCTGGCCGcctctgcccagctcagctcctgccgCACCGCCCTGCGCCTCTTCGACGACCTGGCCATGCTCCGCTACAGCTGCAGCTACGGGCTGGGCCCCGAG GGCGAGGACGCGCTGCTGCGGGGGCTCTCGGTGCTCTGCAACGTGGCCAACCAGCTGTACTACCCCTGCGAGCACCTGGCGTGGGCTGCGGATGTCGGCATCGTCCGCGCCGGCTCCCAGAAGTGGTGGACGCGGAGCACGGcgctgtggggctgtgccctgctcctgggcaTCCTGCG ATCCCTGAGAATCTTGTTCCAGTTAAGAAGAAAACTGAGCCAGCAGAAGTG cacttCTTCACCTCAGAGCCAGCAGAAGCTGAGAGCACAGGTGAAGGCTGAAGTTTTAAGCATCCTCATGAACACAGCAGATCTCTCCAATGCAATCCACTGGCTGCCTCCAGGATTCCTCTGGGCAGGAAGGTTCCCTCCATGGTTGGTAGGACTCCTGGGGACCATCTCCTCCCTGATTGGAATCTACCAGGCATCAAGAGGAGCAAATTCTGAAGCTGCTTAA
- the PEX11G gene encoding peroxisomal membrane protein 11C isoform X1: MAAGALRELVAALETHRGRDRAVRALCYGCQLLGAALPGPAGLPGGLLAASAQLSSCRTALRLFDDLAMLRYSCSYGLGPEGEDALLRGLSVLCNVANQLYYPCEHLAWAADVGIVRAGSQKWWTRSTALWGCALLLGILRSLRILFQLRRKLSQQKCSTSSPQSQQKLRAQVKAEVLSILMNTADLSNAIHWLPPGFLWAGRFPPWLVGLLGTISSLIGIYQASRGANSEAA; this comes from the exons ATGGCGGCGGGCGCCCTCCGGGAGCTCGTGGCCGCGCTGGAGACGCACCGGGGCCGCGACCGGGCG GTCCGGGCGCTGTGCTACggctgccagctgctgggggcagcgctgcccggccccgcggggctGCCCGGGGGGCTCCTGGCCGcctctgcccagctcagctcctgccgCACCGCCCTGCGCCTCTTCGACGACCTGGCCATGCTCCGCTACAGCTGCAGCTACGGGCTGGGCCCCGAG GGCGAGGACGCGCTGCTGCGGGGGCTCTCGGTGCTCTGCAACGTGGCCAACCAGCTGTACTACCCCTGCGAGCACCTGGCGTGGGCTGCGGATGTCGGCATCGTCCGCGCCGGCTCCCAGAAGTGGTGGACGCGGAGCACGGcgctgtggggctgtgccctgctcctgggcaTCCTGCG ATCCCTGAGAATCTTGTTCCAGTTAAGAAGAAAACTGAGCCAGCAGAAGTG cagcacttCTTCACCTCAGAGCCAGCAGAAGCTGAGAGCACAGGTGAAGGCTGAAGTTTTAAGCATCCTCATGAACACAGCAGATCTCTCCAATGCAATCCACTGGCTGCCTCCAGGATTCCTCTGGGCAGGAAGGTTCCCTCCATGGTTGGTAGGACTCCTGGGGACCATCTCCTCCCTGATTGGAATCTACCAGGCATCAAGAGGAGCAAATTCTGAAGCTGCTTAA
- the LOC107215343 gene encoding ectoderm-neural cortex protein 1-like, whose protein sequence is MSVSSHENRKSRSSSGSMNIHLFHKPGHADSLLTQLNLLRQQSLFTDVVLRAGNQSFPCHRAVLAACSRYFNAMFSGGLKESRDTEVNFHDSLHPEVLELLLDYAYSARVLINEENAESLLEAGDMLQFQDIRDASADFLEKNLYPGNCLNMLLLSDAHCCERLLELSWRMALANFTSLCKTEDFLQLPKDKLLELVESEELEVEDETLVYEAVIGWIRYDLPRRHEVLPELLRSVRLALLPESYLRKQVACEKLVTSHKLGEEIVADAVRCKMKILQNDGLVTGCCARPRKVSQALLLLGGQTFMCDKIYMLDHKSSEIIPRADIPSPRKECSACAIGCKVYITGGKGSENGASRDVWVYDTLHDEWAKAAPMLVARFGHGSAELDHCLYVVGGHTAMSGAFPASPSVSLKQVEHYDPQLDKWSLVAPLREGVSNAAVVGAKMKLFVFGGTSANQNKLPKVQCFDPCQNRWTVPASCPQPWRYTAAAVVGSHVIVIGGDTEFSASSAYRFHSDTFQWSKFGDVTAKCISCRAVTSGNRLYVVGGYCGAQRCKTLDCYDPSSDTWSSVTTVPYALIPTAFVSTWKYLSA, encoded by the coding sequence ATGTCCGTCAGCAGCCACGAGAACCGGAAATCCCGCTCGAGCTCCGGCTCCATGAACATCCACCTCTTCCACAAACCGGGCCACGCCGACAGCCTCCTCACCCAACTCAACCTGCTCCGCCAGCAGAGCCTCTTCACCGACGTGGTGCTGCGGGCTGGGAACCAGAGCTTCCCCTGCCACCGCGCCGTCCTGGCCGCCTGCAGCCGCTACTTCAATGCCATGTTCAGCGGGGGCCTGAAGGAGAGCAGAGATACCGAGGTGAACTTCCACGACTCGCTGCACCCcgaggtgctggagctgctgctggactACGCTTACTCAGCCCGGGTGCTGATCAACGAGGAGAACGCCGAGTCCCTGCTGGAGGCCGGGGACATGCTGCAGTTCCAGGATATCCGGGATGCTTCGGCTGATTTTCTGGAGAAGAATCTCTACCCTGGGAATTGCCTGaacatgctgctgctgtccGATGCCCACTGCTGCGAGCGGCTGCTGGAGCTGTCCTGGAGGATGGCCTTGGCCAACTTCACCTCGCTGTGCAAGACTGAAGATTTCCTCCAGCTGCCCAAAGacaagctgctggagctggtggagagCGAGGAGCTGGAGGTAGAGGATGAGACTCTGGTCTATGAAGCCGTTATAGGCTGGATCCGCTACGATTTGCCCCGACGCCACGAAGTTCTGCCCGAGCTGCTGCGCTCCGTCcgcctggccctgctgcccgAGTCCTACCTGCGGAAGCAGGTGGCCTGTGAGAAGCTGGTGACCAGCCACAAGCTGGGGGAGGAGATCGTGGCCGACGCCGTGCGATGCAAAATGAAGATCCTGCAGAACGACGGGCTGGTGACGGGGTGCTGCGCCCGGCCCCGCAAGGtcagccaggccctgctgctgctcggGGGCCAGACCTTCATGTGCGACAAGATTTACATGCTGGACCATAAAAGCAGCGAGATCATCCCTCGTGCCGACATCCCCAGCCCCCGCAAGGAGTGCAGCGCCTGCGCCATCGGCTGCAAGGTCTACATCACCGGTGGCAAGGGCTCCGAGAACGGCGCTTCCAGGGACGTCTGGGTGTACGACACCCTCCACGACGAGTGGGCCAAAGCCGCTCCCATGCTGGTGGCGCGGTTTGGCCACGGCTCCGCCGAGCTGGACCACTGCCTGTACGTGGTTGGGGGTCACACGGCCATGAGCGGGGCATTCCCGGCCTCTCCCTCTGTGTCCCTCAAGCAGGTGGAGCACTACGACCCTCAGCTGGACAAGTGGTCGCTGGTGGCTCCTCTCCGGGAAGGCGTGAGCAACGCCGCCGTGGTGGGAGCCAAGAtgaagctgtttgtttttgggggcACCAGCGCCAACCAGAACAAGCTGCCCAAGGTGCAGTGCTTCGACCCCTGCCAGAACCGCTGGACGGTGCCCgccagctgcccccagccctggcgCTACACGGCCGCCGCCGTGGTGGGCAGCCACGTCATCGTCATCGGCGGGGACACGGAGTTCTCGGCCAGCTCCGCTTACCGCTTCCACAGCGACACCTTCCAGTGGTCCAAGTTTGGGGATGTCACCGCCAAGTGCATCAGCTGCCGCGCTGTCACCTCGGGAAACAGGCTCTACGTGGTGGGGGGCTACTGCGGGGCTCAGCGCTGCAAAACCCTGGACTGCTACGACCCCTCGTCCGACACCTGGAGCAGCGTCACCACGGTGCCGTACGCCCTCATCCCCACCGCCTTCGTCAGCACCTGGAAGTACCTGTCTGCCTGA